In one window of candidate division WOR-3 bacterium DNA:
- a CDS encoding GIY-YIG nuclease family protein, with protein sequence MAQQFYVYLMASKTGTLYLGITRDLPRRVYEHKNKIISGFTARYNVNKLVWYEVYGDPITAITREKQIKRWRREKKVALIRSMNPGWRDLSVDLGLE encoded by the coding sequence ATGGCGCAGCAATTCTATGTCTATCTGATGGCAAGCAAAACCGGCACCCTTTATCTGGGTATAACCCGAGACCTGCCGCGCCGTGTTTATGAGCATAAAAATAAAATAATTTCCGGGTTTACTGCCAGATACAATGTTAATAAACTTGTCTGGTATGAGGTATATGGCGACCCGATAACTGCCATCACTCGGGAGAAACAGATAAAACGCTGGCGCCGGGAAAAGAAGGTTGCCCTAATCCGCTCAATGAATCCAGGATGGCGTGACCTCAGTGTTGACCTCGGGCTGGAATGA